The genomic region ACACGTCGGGCGCGAGGCCCACGGCGACGGCCTGAGCACGATGTACCCACTCCGCCCGCAGTTCGTCGGCTCGCGCTCGCCTAGGGTCGAGTTTCTCCGCGCGCAGCGCCTCCTCAAGGCCTGTGCCGCCGACAAACGCCACCACGGGCGCTTCCCACTCGGTCGGTTGCGCGAGGCGGCGCCGGATCGCGGCGGCGGCCGCCTGGGCTGAAGTGGCGACTTCGTCCTCCCGGGCTCGGATGCCGAGATCGCTGAGGAATGCCGCCACCTGGGCCGGGGTTCGCGACGAATTGTTCGTGAAAAACACCGGCTGGATGCCGCGCGTCCGCAGCGCCTCAACAAAGGACGGGGCGCCTTCAATCACCTGATGCCCCCGAAACAGCGTGCCGTCCAAGTCCAACAGCGCGCCTTTGAAACCAGACCGCCAGAACGCGTCCGGGCTCCGCCCCGATATCGAAGAGGCCATGTCGTTCCCTCCGTTTCCATACTTACCGAGGTCGAGTGTAGCATAGGGTGCCCACACAAATTGACCCGGCCCCCACAAACTTTTAACATGAAACTGATTGCCTTAGAGACGGAGGGGCTCGACTTGGCGAATGCAGGGCCTTTGGAACAGGTATCTCCCGGCGTGTGGCGCATGTGCATCCCGTATCCGAACGTCTTGCCGTACGGGACCGTCAATGTGTATGTGGTTGCGGACGAGGGAGAGGCCTTGGTGGTGGATGCCGGAGCCGTGGGCGATCACGTCGAACAGCTCGCTCGCGGTCTGCGAGACATCGGCGTCCAGCGCGTCCGTGCGCTCGTCGCGACGCATTATCATGTCGATCACACGGCCGGCGTGCGGGACATGACCGCGAGGTTCGGAGCGCCCGCATTCATGCACCCTCTGGATGTGGCCGCGTTTGACGAAAAGTTTCCGGCTGCGCGGGGAACCTTTGCGCCGTGCCCCGAGCGCCTTCGCGTGGGGCATCGAGCGCTCGACGTGATCCATCAGCCGGGCCACACGCACGGCCATCTTCACCTCTGGCTGCCCGACGTCCGAGCGATTTTCGTCGGGGATCACCTTGTGGAAGAGGGGTCCGTCTGGGTAGGACCGCCGGATGGACACATGGAGGACTACTTCCGCGCGCTCGAAGCCGTAACGCGTTCGGAGGCCGAGGTGGCGCTGCCGGGACACGGACCGGCCATTCGCCGGCCTCAGGCAGCCGCCAAGCGCCTGCTCGAGAGACGGCGGATGCGCGAAGAGCAGATACTCCACATTTTGAATGACGGACCCAAGGCGCTCGAGGAGCTGACGCGAGCGCTGTATCCTCGGCTCGACCCTCGTGCCCTGCCGTTTGCGCGACACACGGCCATCGCACACCTCGAGCACCTCGAGTCGCAGGGCTTCGTGCGCCGAACCATGCTGTCCAAGGACTGGGTCATGAGATATGCCCGTACGGAGGAGTGACACACGCGGTGAAGCGCTCATCGTTTGCGCAGGAGCGCACGTGGCTCGGTTGGCTGACCGCCATTGCGCTCATCTACCACGCATATTTTGTCGTCAAGGCATGGCGCCAACCGGTGTTGTTGTACGGGGACGCCTATTATTATGATCACTCGGCGCGCGTGCTGAACGCGCTCCACCTGTACGCGTACTGGAGCTGGGGACCCGCCGCACAAGTGACGCCCGGCTATCCGGTGTTTCTCGCGCTCGTGTACCGGTTGGCAGCCGTGTTCACCCCGAGCCATGAAACGGCGATGCATCTCGCCCAGGCGTGCCAGCACCTGCTCGCCGTCGCCTCGACGGTCTTGGTGTACCTCATCGCGCGGTTTCGCCTGCCGAGGTACGCGAGTTTTGTGGCCGCGTTCTTGTGGACGGTCTACCCGCCCGTCATTTACGCGAACGATCAGTTGCTGACTGAAAATCTGTACATCCCTTTCCTGCTCGCGTTTGTCTGGTCGTTTCTCGTCCTCGTCCGCGACCGAAGCACCGGAAGTTTTGTGGTATCCGGGCTGCTCCTTGGCGTGACCACGCTCATCCGCCCGAGCGTCGCGCCGCTCCTCGCGGCGCCGGCCCTCTTCTTCCTCCAGCGCGAGACTCGCCGAGCATGGAAGACGACGGCCGCGCGGTATGCCGCGTACGTCGCCACGTTCTGCCTCGCCATGCTCCCATGGTGGATTCGCAACCTTGTCGCCTTCCATCAGTGGATTACGACCGATCTCGACGCGGCGAATCCCTTGCTCTTTGGCTCGGACCCGACGTTCTACAAAGACACCAGCATCTCCAACGGGTTGTCCTATGCCCAGCAAAAGGCCCTGGCGATCCACCGTATCGAGGAAGGCTTTCGCACCCATCCGCTCGGCTATCTTAAATGGTATACTTTGGATAAACTCGGATGGTTGTTCGGTACGCCGTGGTACAACAGCACCTTGCCCCCGCACGCCGGCCTGCTGACGCGGATGACGTTTGCCTACGCGCACCTGCACCTCGTCTGGGTCTTGGTCGGCGCATTGGGGCTCGCCTTTGGCTTTGGCATGCGGTATATTCGTTGGCTGAGCTGGTTGACGGTGTTTCTCATCGCCGTGCAGCTCCCATTCAT from Alicyclobacillus vulcanalis harbors:
- a CDS encoding MBL fold metallo-hydrolase — encoded protein: MANAGPLEQVSPGVWRMCIPYPNVLPYGTVNVYVVADEGEALVVDAGAVGDHVEQLARGLRDIGVQRVRALVATHYHVDHTAGVRDMTARFGAPAFMHPLDVAAFDEKFPAARGTFAPCPERLRVGHRALDVIHQPGHTHGHLHLWLPDVRAIFVGDHLVEEGSVWVGPPDGHMEDYFRALEAVTRSEAEVALPGHGPAIRRPQAAAKRLLERRRMREEQILHILNDGPKALEELTRALYPRLDPRALPFARHTAIAHLEHLESQGFVRRTMLSKDWVMRYARTEE
- a CDS encoding glycosyltransferase family 39 protein, translated to MKRSSFAQERTWLGWLTAIALIYHAYFVVKAWRQPVLLYGDAYYYDHSARVLNALHLYAYWSWGPAAQVTPGYPVFLALVYRLAAVFTPSHETAMHLAQACQHLLAVASTVLVYLIARFRLPRYASFVAAFLWTVYPPVIYANDQLLTENLYIPFLLAFVWSFLVLVRDRSTGSFVVSGLLLGVTTLIRPSVAPLLAAPALFFLQRETRRAWKTTAARYAAYVATFCLAMLPWWIRNLVAFHQWITTDLDAANPLLFGSDPTFYKDTSISNGLSYAQQKALAIHRIEEGFRTHPLGYLKWYTLDKLGWLFGTPWYNSTLPPHAGLLTRMTFAYAHLHLVWVLVGALGLAFGFGMRYIRWLSWLTVFLIAVQLPFIPINRYAYPTMPFLMIGVGTVVYLATAWVRTRRGTPRRAAAP
- a CDS encoding HAD-IIA family hydrolase, whose product is MASSISGRSPDAFWRSGFKGALLDLDGTLFRGHQVIEGAPSFVEALRTRGIQPVFFTNNSSRTPAQVAAFLSDLGIRAREDEVATSAQAAAAAIRRRLAQPTEWEAPVVAFVGGTGLEEALRAEKLDPRRARADELRAEWVHRAQAVAVGLAPDVCYGDLALLARVAHRVGWMVLTNPDRRLPVEDGFMPGNGAIGAFVQTASSAEVLVTGKPDVSFVRYALERFGLREDEVVIVGDNVETDVEAGKAAGVATVWVRSGLAGEVDPAHPPEWVIESVASLLPND